Proteins encoded within one genomic window of Humulus lupulus chromosome 1, drHumLupu1.1, whole genome shotgun sequence:
- the LOC133819325 gene encoding protein FAR1-RELATED SEQUENCE 1-like — MDNTNLVENDLQSHRKIDFESEDGILSSNVDIKSLHSKIDEEAIPKSKRTIQMRVGDTGGILEYLQSMQLEDPTFVSSMQADEDDMITNIFWADGRMMTDYFYFGKKPKTILTDQDATMEKALESQWPETTHRLCIWHIYQNATNNLSGVFQNFREFTKDFSSCIYDYDEKDVFIEAWNSMLDKYDLRDNKWLKKMFNLKEKWALVYGRETFCADMTTTQRSESMNNVIKNYVSYKHEIPRFFQHFQRLVEDRRYDELKTDFKATQTSLSLSLPIEILKHTSIVYTPAVFRMFEKEFCKAYDCAMNIKSENGTVSEYTVTPHGKVYEHIVTYDSSNDTVTCGCKKFDFAGILCAHILKSKSVSVEDAKEKMAKRYKEVCRMQTQLATKAAEDEKAYKIVVSVFSKSFIYLDANDRAQGKEISTSTTRHNDIENKSNNGISDQIKGFKTKRKAHGGSRRIKGALERAKNKKKMVKEDSPSQQDFHEQKANDQINNGSGIPFLSSNYFQENMSSSSANIASLHQKETPPYTHNYDGYEDLNENTSMTELLQQFGG, encoded by the exons AGTAAACGAACAATTCAAATGAGAGTAGGAGATACTGGTGGTATACTTGAATATCTTCAAAGTATGCAATTAGAAGACCCTACTTTTGTTAGTTCCATGCAAGCTGATGAAGATGACATGATAACCAATATCTTTTGGGCAGATGGAAGAATGATGACAGATTATTTCTATTTCG GAAAAAAGCCAAAGACTATTCTTACTGACCAAGACGCAACAATGGAAAAAGCTTTAGAGTCTCAATGGCCAGAAACAACTCACCGTTTATGCATTTGGCATATATATCAGAATGCTACAAATAATCTTAGTGGGGTTTTTCAAAATTTTAGAGAATTCACAAAGGATTTTAGTAgttgtatttatgattatgatgaGAAGGATGTTTTTATTGAAGCTTGGAATAGTATGCTTGATAAATATGATCTTAGAGACAATAAGTGGCTAAAAAAAATGTTCAATTTGAAGGAAAAATGGGCATTGGTATATGGAAGAGAGACATTTTGTGCAGACATGACAACTACTCAGCGGAGTGAAAGTATGAATAATGTAATTAAGAATTATGTTAGCTACAAGCATGAAATACCAagattttttcagcattttcaaagattagtTGAGGATCGTCGATATGATGAGTTGAAGACTGATTTTAAAGCAACTCAAACTTCATTGTCATTGTCTTTGCCAATAGAAATTTTGAAGCATACATCAATTGTTTACACTCCAGCTGTATTCAGAATGTTTGAGAAAGAATTTTGCAAGGCTTATGATTGTGCTATGAACATTAAAAGTGAGAATGGAACAGTGTCAGAGTATACAGTGACCCCTCATGGAAAGGTTTATGAGCATATTGTTACATATGATTCTTCTAATGATACAGTGACATGTGGTTGTAAGAAATTTGATTTTGCAGGAATTTTATGTGCACATATTTTGAAG AGCAAGAGTGTGTCTGTTGAAGATGCAAAAGAAAAAATGGCAAAACGTTACAAAGAAGTTTGTAGAATGCAAACTCAGCTAGCAACAAAAGCCGCTGAAGATGAGAAAGCATACAAAATTGTTGTCTCTGTGTTTAGTAAGAGTTTTATATATTTGGATGCAAATGATAGAGCTCAAGGGAAAGAGATTTCAACTTCTACTACCAGACATAATGATATTGAAAACAAGAGCAATAATGGAATAAGTGATCAAATTAAAGGATTTAAGACTAAAAGAAAAGCTCATGGTGGATCTAGAAGAATTAAAGGTGCACTTGAGAGAgccaaaaataagaaaaagatgGTTAAGGAAGATTCTCCATCACAACAG GATTTTCATGAACAAAAAGCAAACGATCAAATCAATAATGGAAGTGGAATACCATTTTTGTCTTCTAATTATTTTCAAGAGAATATGTCATCTTCATCAGCAAATATAGCTTCCTTGCATCAGAAAGAA ACTCCACCATATACTCATAATTATGATGGTTATGAAGATCTAAATGAGAATACAAGTATGACTGAACTATTGCAACAG TTTGGCGGTTGA